The sequence GAGCGCATGCCTATCTTGACCAGAATCGTTGCGGCCGCCCAACCAAACGCAGAGCCGAGCGCCGCAAGGACACCGAGGATCAGCTGGCTCATGGTGGAGAGGAAGACTCTTAACTTAAAAACTTAACGTTTCGATAGATTTCAAAAAGAGGCCTATAAACCCACAGGACAAGTTAAGAGCGTGATGACCTCGGCAGTTGCTGACGCAAGGATGATGAGGATCTTGAGTGCTGATTGAAAAAGGAAAATCAGCTCTTCAAAAACGCCTCGACGAGGTTTCTCGTCTCGTTGAGGGCCTCAAGGGGAATGCCCTTTGGCAGGCCTCCGATTTCTCCCTTAACGTCCTTGAGGACGCCTTCACCAGCACCGAGGAACATTCCCTCGCTGACTATCCCGCGGAAGTTCGCCGGCGGGAGCAGGGCGACGGCAACGCGGTTCCCCTCCTTGACAGTGAGGTCGTTGGTGACGACAGTAATGGCCCTCTCGCCGATGTTCACGTTGGTGACGAGCAGCCTGTCGGCGTTGGGGTGCTTGGCAACGCTCATAACCTCACCGACCTTAATGTCAACCGCTATGACAGGGTCATTTATCTTGCCGAGGGCCAACCTTTTGTCGAGGCCGAGGATCGTGTTGAGGAAGAAGCGGATCTTAGCGACCTGCTCCTCGACCTTCTCGCGCTCGTCCTTGGAGGCGTTGCTCAGGAACTTGTGGTGCCAGTCCTCGCCGCCAAGGGCCTCGATTATGCCCAGCGCCTTTTCCTTTAATGCCTTCATCTGGGGAGTCTCTATGAGCTCCTTCGGCTCTATGTAGCTGTAGCGCATCGCCTGTATCTCGGGGAGCATCTCCCTGCCGAGCTTTATGGCCTTCTTCTTGTCCCAGTGGCCCTTAAACTTTGCTCCCTCTATTGTCTTCAGGAACAGCTCTATCGCCTTTTCAGCCACGAGTAATCGGTAGTCCTTGCTCGTATCCCACATTGCTGCCACCGCCAATCTGCTGGAGCAACTTGTTCTTAATGGTTTCGTCGGGTATGGCGAGGATTATCGTTTTGGCCATAAACTCGTCTCCCTGGCGGAAGTACTCAAGGGCAACTCTTGAGAGAACCTTAGACAACATTTCCTTACTTCTGATGAGCTTGGTGAGACGCATCGCAAGGTCTGGATAGCCGAGCTTTGCAAAGTCGAAGGCTATGGTGGTTAGGTAGTCGTCAGAAGCCCTGAACCTTGAGAGAAGGCTTAGAGCGTCTTCAAAAACCTGCTGGCCCAGGTTCTTTTTCTCGTTGGCCAACAACCAGAAGGAGATCTCAAGAAAAGCACTGCCCCTCTTCTCTGGGGGCATATATCTTGCCATAATGACTGCCCCATCGAGCCAGTCCTCTGCGAGGATCCGCCTGAGGAGCCCAACGTCTCCCTCAACGGCTCTTTCGATTAGTACTGCCTTAGCCTCGGCGTTCCTTGAGAGAATCTCAAGACCTCCCTCAGCATAGGCCTCTGAGGCACTCCTGAGAAACTCAACTGCCCACTCTCCAGAGTCAACCCACTCAAGTGAGAAAATCATTGAGTCGCCGAGCTTGCGGAAAAGGCGGATTGCGCTCACGGATTCCCTTTTCTTCACGGCACTAACGGCCTCGAAGGCATCAATGAAGAGGTAGAACGCATCTTCGTAGAAACCCGCTCTGACCATGTTGAGGGCGACACCTATGAGAGCTTCCGCGCGCCATTTCTCGATTCCAATACTCCTGGCAACAGACATGGCCTCTTTGAAGAACTTAATGCCCTCCTTCTCGTCTCCCGAGGAAAAAAGTGCCTCTCCAATTATGGAGAGCACGAGCGCCTTGGTCTTGCGGTCGGGCACTTCGTACCTGCACTTCATGAGCTCCCCTTTAACGTACTGGTAGTCCTCAAGGGTAGTTACTCTCTTAAGGAGCTCTGCAAGAAGCTCGACTTTGACGATACCGTTCTCCTCGTTGATGATAAACCTAACCACATCAGGAACCCGATCCCTCCTCACGTACTCCTCGATCCTCTCTATCCACATCCGTTTGGCCTCCACCACCCATCTCACTATTGGAGGGCCCTGGCTCAACCGTCCTTGTGATTGGTGATAATTTATTTTCAACCTCAGCTATGATATGTAAGGTCTTATCCCTAATAAGAATATCGCTTATCCTCGCGGCAAGTTCACGGGCATACTCAAGCTCTCCCCTCCTCGCGTAGGCGACCGCTATCTCACCCACCAGCTCTGAAAACCGCTTCCCGTCTTTCAGCAGGCCAGCTATTATCAGAGCCTCTTCTAGCTTTCCAATCCTCAAGAACCTGTAAGCAACGGCCTCCAGTTCACTCTCCCGGGGTTCAAATTTCCCAACGAGGAGGATCTCCATGGCGTCATTGAAAACGGCCTTTGCAAGGTCCGGATAGTCGTGCACGAAGAGCCAGTAGGCCACGTTCAGCATTGCGACCGCCCTTTCCGCAGGAGGTAGAAAACGAGCCATCTGAACGGCCCTATCAACGTTCCCCTGTTCGAGGAGCTCTGTAACGGCCAAAGAGCCCCGCTTAAAGACTTCCTTTGCAGTCCGAATTTTGGACTCTATCTCCTTTGCTTGGAGCTTAAAGCCAATGCTCTCGTAGATTTCCCTGGCCAGACGGTAGAAGTCCAAAGTGATTTCGTTTGGGATCTCTTCAGCGCTCTTTTCGACCCTCCTTGCGAGGTTCACGAGGTTGGAGACGACCTCGGAGTACATCGCCCTCGCAGACTGTATCAGCTCGAAAGCTCTCCTGAACGTGGCAAGGCCGTCGGTGTACCTCCCGGAAAGGACGAGGTTCCTGCCTATGACGCTCAAAACTTCCGCCTTGGCGACGGGGGAGCTTATCCTCTCCACGAGTTCAAGGGCGCGCTGGAAATGGACCTCCCCGTCACGCTCCATCTCAAGGGTGTAGAAGGCCCGAGCAACGTAAGACTCAGCAACGGCCCCCTCCACCGGCGATTTTACCTCTCGGAGGGTATCGAGGAGCTGAGGGACGAATTCCTCCCGATAAGACCTCGCTACGATCTCAGTTATCATGATTACTCTCCTGAGGGGATCCCTAACGCTGAGCGCCTCCGCAAAGGCTCCCCGGTAGTTCCCAAGACGCAGGTACTCCTTAAAACGCTCCACTCCTTCCACCCGGGGGATTTTGAACTTAAAAGCCTAAAAGGGTTTCGAAAAATTTCTCGAAGTGAAAAGCT is a genomic window of Thermococcus guaymasensis DSM 11113 containing:
- a CDS encoding tRNA-binding protein: MWDTSKDYRLLVAEKAIELFLKTIEGAKFKGHWDKKKAIKLGREMLPEIQAMRYSYIEPKELIETPQMKALKEKALGIIEALGGEDWHHKFLSNASKDEREKVEEQVAKIRFFLNTILGLDKRLALGKINDPVIAVDIKVGEVMSVAKHPNADRLLVTNVNIGERAITVVTNDLTVKEGNRVAVALLPPANFRGIVSEGMFLGAGEGVLKDVKGEIGGLPKGIPLEALNETRNLVEAFLKS
- a CDS encoding tetratricopeptide repeat protein is translated as MEAKRMWIERIEEYVRRDRVPDVVRFIINEENGIVKVELLAELLKRVTTLEDYQYVKGELMKCRYEVPDRKTKALVLSIIGEALFSSGDEKEGIKFFKEAMSVARSIGIEKWRAEALIGVALNMVRAGFYEDAFYLFIDAFEAVSAVKKRESVSAIRLFRKLGDSMIFSLEWVDSGEWAVEFLRSASEAYAEGGLEILSRNAEAKAVLIERAVEGDVGLLRRILAEDWLDGAVIMARYMPPEKRGSAFLEISFWLLANEKKNLGQQVFEDALSLLSRFRASDDYLTTIAFDFAKLGYPDLAMRLTKLIRSKEMLSKVLSRVALEYFRQGDEFMAKTIILAIPDETIKNKLLQQIGGGSNVGYEQGLPITRG
- a CDS encoding tetratricopeptide repeat protein yields the protein MEGVERFKEYLRLGNYRGAFAEALSVRDPLRRVIMITEIVARSYREEFVPQLLDTLREVKSPVEGAVAESYVARAFYTLEMERDGEVHFQRALELVERISSPVAKAEVLSVIGRNLVLSGRYTDGLATFRRAFELIQSARAMYSEVVSNLVNLARRVEKSAEEIPNEITLDFYRLAREIYESIGFKLQAKEIESKIRTAKEVFKRGSLAVTELLEQGNVDRAVQMARFLPPAERAVAMLNVAYWLFVHDYPDLAKAVFNDAMEILLVGKFEPRESELEAVAYRFLRIGKLEEALIIAGLLKDGKRFSELVGEIAVAYARRGELEYARELAARISDILIRDKTLHIIAEVENKLSPITRTVEPGPSNSEMGGGGQTDVDREDRGVREEGSGS